The proteins below are encoded in one region of Aspergillus nidulans FGSC A4 chromosome III:
- a CDS encoding uncharacterized protein (transcript_id=CADANIAT00005368) yields METPASSISDTQSPSKKDSPMSRTESVDIEEVALKPGSAEHPSKSDETELSAAIEQAVNHRRLNPRQIQLTAMAGSIGAALFVGIESGVMSGPLCLFLASIFGPLLSSLSHSAVCGYASTLRLTICFMRLEISRLTITTFATSLPRNQRIPSRSFWRSRVFALGKILLAAGLIIYRIGVMLGVNPMNECVRSPVAEANPNTLCSRFGFRYWKEPGLWAGAKPSGMLMSFVDAANVAAFCMGGPDGCLCIGIALASVTGIEWKVLKHAVP; encoded by the exons ATGGAGACTCCCGCCTCTAGCATTAGTGACACTCAATCCCCGTCCAAAAAGGACAGTCCGATGTCGAGGACAGAATCTGTGGATATCGAAGAGGTGGCTCTG AAGCCTGGAAGCGCCGAGCACCCTTCGAAGTCAGACGAGACCGAGCTGAGCGCGGCCATAGAACAAGCCGTAAACCATCGTCGTCTAAACCCCAGGCAGATTCAACTTACGGCTATGGCTGGATCCATTGGAGC CGCTCTCTTCGTGGGCATTGAATCTGGTGTTATGTCTGGGCCCCTGTGCTTATTCCTAGCGTCCATTTTTGGGCCTCTGCTGTCTTCTCTGTCGCACAGTGCCGTATGTGGTTACGCGTCCACCCTACGACTGACAA TATGCTTCATGCGCCTGGAAATTAGCAGACTAACAATCACCACTTTCGCCACTTCTCTACCTCGCAATCAACGTATACCGAGCCGATCTTTTTGGAGAAGCCGAGT GTTCGCCCTGGGCAAGATCTTGCTCGCTGCGGGCTTGATTATCTACAGGATTGGTGTCATGCTGGGAGTTAACCCGATGAACGAGTGTGTCCGCTCCCCAGTTGCTGAAGCCAACCCTAATACTCTTTGCAGTCGGTTCGGTTTCCGGTACTGGAAAGAGCCCGGACTATGGGCTGGCGCTAAGCCGTCGGGCATGCTGATGTCATTTGTAGACGCTGCCAACGTTGCTGCTTTCTGCATGGGAGGGCCAGA TGGTTGTCTCTGCATCGGG ATCGCTCTCGCCAGTGTTACCGGAATCGAATGGAAGGTTCTCAAGCACGCCGTTCCATAA
- a CDS encoding uncharacterized protein (transcript_id=CADANIAT00005369), translating to MNSPPTPEKLVHQKSGYMLASTTALSLVPGAKSQPLHRFLKESDRHVPRTKSPIKPGYGRDPRKPPLDADRMPKFEECTYAEMEPGSALFTMGSTYHGAGENKCEVTALWLSPLSLPSSDKAVGGVGYVEDHQIPHEFLHRDYFGAGKFGAASLAAKRIA from the exons ATGAATTCGCCTCCTACACCGGAGAAACTTGTTCACCAAAAGAGCGGCTACATGCTCGCGTCAACCACAGCACTTAGTTTGGTTCCTGGAGCCAAGTCCCAGCCGTTGCATAGG TTCTTGAAAGAGTCTGATAGGCACGTTCCCAGGACCAAATCGCCTATCAAGCCCG GCTACGGCCGTGATCCCCGGAAGCCACCTCTGGACGCTGATCGCATGCCCAAATTTGAAGAATGCACATACGCCGAAATGGAGCCTGGCTCTGCGCTTTTTACGATGGGAT CAACCTACCATGGCGCCGGCGAGAACAAGTGCGAGGTCACGGCCCTTTGGCTCTCCCCACTCTCTTTGCCGTCTTCGG ACAAGGCTGTTGGGGGCGTTGGATACGTAGAAGACCATCAGATCCCGCATGAATTCCTGCACAGGGATTATTTTGGGGCAGGAAAGTTTGGTGCGGCAAGTTTGGCTGCTAAGCGTATAGCATAG